Sequence from the Microbacterium sp. AZCO genome:
AGGGTCGACAGCGCGCCCGAGGCGTGCTCCAGGACGCCCGTGACGTGCGAGTCCACCGCGACGGCGAAGCGCTGACCCGCGCGCGGGCCCGAGCCGATCACGCGCTCCGGCCGCAGCCGGCTCGCGGCGCCGATGACCGAGACGACCGGGCCGAGCAGCTGCACGAGTGCCGTGACGTAGTACGGCCCCATGTCGAGGAGGGGTCCGCCGCCCGGCTGGTAGTAGAAGTCGGGGTTGGGATGCCACCGCTCGTGCCCCGGCGTCACCATGACCGCCGTCGCGGCGAGGGGCCGCCCGATCTCGCCCGCGTCCATGACGGCGCGGGCCGTCTGCACCCCCGTGCCGAGCACGGTGTCGGGCGCGCAGCCCACTCGGACGCCGGCGGCGGACGCCTCGGCGATGATGCGCGACGCGTCGTCGAACGACGCCGCGAGCGGCTTCTCGCCGTAGACGTCCTTCCCGTGCGAGATCGCCGCGAGTGCGATCTCGGCGTGCGCCGCCGGGATCGTGAGGTTGAGCACGACGTCGACGTCGTCCTGAGCGAGGAGCTCCGCCACGCTCAGGGCGCGCGCCGACGGCAGCGTCTGCGCGACGGCCGCCGCGCGTGCGGCGTCGAGGTCGGCGACGGCCGTGATGACGGCGTCCGGAGCCTTCGACAGGGTCTCGAGGTAGACGGTCGAGATGAAGCCGAGGCCTACGATGCCGATGCGGTGCGGGCGGCCCACAGCATGCCCCTTTCGATGATGGTGCGGACGGACGGGTGATCGAGCACGTCGAGGCTGTGCCCGGGGGTGGTGACGGCGATGCGGCCCGCCCCCCACTCGCGCGTCCAGACGGCGGGCGACGTGTGCGGGCGGTGCCAGGGCTGCCAGTCCTCGGCGGGGTGGGTCGTCGACGCGAGCACGTCGTTCAGGTCGTCGTAGAGCACCCAGTACTGCTCGGTGTGCAGGTCGAAATCCTCGAGCCCCCGGGTGATTGGATGCCGCCTCCCGGCGTCGGTGAACCGCACGGTGTAGTCGCGGAAGTTCTCCTCGCCCTCGAGGCGCTGCTCGCCTGGACCGACCGCGGGATGGGTCGCGAACTGCCCGCCGACGAGCTGCAGGTAGTCCGACGACGCCCGGAACGAGTCCGCGATGCCGCCATGCCAGCCGGTCAGGCCGGTGCCCGCCACGACGGCCGCCTGAAGGCCCGCC
This genomic interval carries:
- a CDS encoding ThuA domain-containing protein, whose product is MTTPKRSALVVRGGWEGHSPVEATERFIPFLEREGFAVRVEESTAVYADAETMAATDLVVQCVTMSQIEREELAGLQAAVVAGTGLTGWHGGIADSFRASSDYLQLVGGQFATHPAVGPGEQRLEGEENFRDYTVRFTDAGRRHPITRGLEDFDLHTEQYWVLYDDLNDVLASTTHPAEDWQPWHRPHTSPAVWTREWGAGRIAVTTPGHSLDVLDHPSVRTIIERGMLWAARTASAS
- a CDS encoding Gfo/Idh/MocA family oxidoreductase; protein product: MGRPHRIGIVGLGFISTVYLETLSKAPDAVITAVADLDAARAAAVAQTLPSARALSVAELLAQDDVDVVLNLTIPAAHAEIALAAISHGKDVYGEKPLAASFDDASRIIAEASAAGVRVGCAPDTVLGTGVQTARAVMDAGEIGRPLAATAVMVTPGHERWHPNPDFYYQPGGGPLLDMGPYYVTALVQLLGPVVSVIGAASRLRPERVIGSGPRAGQRFAVAVDSHVTGVLEHASGALSTLTTSFDGVATKAPNIEVHGEAASLIVPDPNLFDGDVLQHPLDGEGWDAVPPRAGIVGAARGVGLLDMMREDAPRASGDMGLHVLEIMTGLLESARSGARVALSTTVERPALVPLG